In the Synergistaceae bacterium DZ-S4 genome, GGACCTGGAAGGTTTGGAAAAACTTATCACCCCGACTTGCCGTACTCTTATATTCTGCAGCCCGCACAACCCTGTATCCCGTGTATGGGCTAAGGCAGAACTTGAGAAACTGGCTGAGATAGCCGAATGCAAAGATATGCTTATACTTTCCGATGAGATCCATCAGGATATTGTCTTCAGCGACGCGAAGCATACATGCCTTGCCACAATTCCGGGGATGGATAAGCGCACCCTGACCTATATCGCGCCAAGCAAGACTTTTAACCTCGCAGGCCTCTCCTCATCAGTTGTTGTGATCCCCGACAGCTCTCTTATGGAGAAGTATAAGTCAGTTCTTGTGAGGTTCCATCTCTCAAGGCTCAACGCGATGGGACTTGTCGCAATGGAGGCGGCCTATACAAAGTGTGCAGAATGGGCGGACGAAATGGTGGCATATCTGGAGGGCAACAGGGACTATGCTGAGAAGTTTGTAAAGGAACGTATGCCCAAGGCAAAGATGGACCACCCGGAGGGCACTTATATCTTCTGGATAGATTTCAGGGGTTACGGTTTTGACGGCAAAACCCTCCCTGAATTCCTGGCGAGAGAGGCCAAAGTGGCACTGAACAAGGGTCTTGACTTCGGATCCGAGGGTGACGGCTTTGCCCGTATCAATGTCGGAACTACAAGGAAGCAGCTTGAGGAAGGACTTGAAAGGATAGCAGAGGCCCTGGAGAGATCAGGCAGGAACTGACTCATTCAAACTCGTTTATGTGCATCGTTACATAGTTCCTGTCGACTGTTATAACAGGGAAAAATGTCGGGTCTTTTTCTCTGATCGCATCCTCTATTTTCTGAACGGTTTTTTTGCCCGAGGTATGGTAGTCTGCCGGTATAAGAACGTCAAAGATCAGGTTAGTGTGCGTATCACCCCTGACCACCCTGAAGTCATGGATGCTTAAAGAAGGGTCGACAGAGTTCACGATATCTTCGGTCATCTTCTTTAACCCGTTCATCTCATTGTCGTCAGTAATTACCGGATCTATATGTATTACTAGGTTGATGTTCATCTCCCTCGCACAGTCTCTCTCGATGCAGTCGATCAGGTCGTGGGAGCTGATAAAGCTGCCCTTTGCGTCCACTTCGGCGTGCACGGTGGCGAAAAGCACGTTTGGGCCGTAGCTGTGTACCACAAGGTCATGAACATTTATTATTCCCTCGTAAGAAAGGATCTTTCGTTCTATACTTTCAACAAGCTCAGGGTCGGGCATCTCTCCCAGAATGGGGCCCAAAAGGGATCTGAGGATCATGATCCCCGAGCGCAGAATGAATAGAGCAACTCCTATGCCCATCCATCCGTCGATCTGATATCCGAAATATCTGGACACCAGCACACCACAAAGCACTGCTGAAGTTGTAAGGACATCGTTCATCGAATCCGCGGAGGCTGCCCTTACTGCCGATGAGGATATGATATCCGCGATCCTTGAATAAAATATTGCAAGCCAAAGCTTTACCGCGATAGAGATCACCAGTATGGCGATCATCAAATCTGAGGTGAGTGTAGGCCTTGGGTAGATTATCCTGTTTACGGACAACTTTATCAGTTCTACCCCTACGATCAGGATGACTATCCCAAGGATGAATCCGGTGAGGTATTCGATGCGCTCATGCCCGAAGGGGTGGTCCCTGTCAGCGGGCTTGCCCGACAATTTGAAGCCGATCAATGTGACTACGGACGATCCTGCGTCGGAAAGGTTGTTGATGCCGTCAGCAGTGACAGATATGCTGCCGAATAGGGTCCCGGCTGTAATTTTGGCAAGGCTCAGGCCCAGATTCACTATGATCCCGATGATCCCGGCAAAGGCCCCGTACCCCCTCCTTACGGCCGGATCAGATATATTTCCGCTGTTTCTGACAAATTTGCTGATCAGGAAATCGATCATCCGGACCACCTTCAAATGAAAAAATTTAGTTTAGTTGATATTGCCCGGCCCGGCAATTTGTCGGCAGGCATGATTTTCCGTATATCATAGCAGTAAAGAAGCAGATGGGATCGATAATTATTTCCAGTGATGCTTTCTATCGATAAAAAGTTTATACTGGATAGAGTCTGTGACACTCTTTTTTAATTATGGAGGTGCATACGGTGGAAAAAATCAATATCGGGAACAATGCATTTTTACTCCCCATGCCGATGGTCCTTGTCGGATCGCGCATTGTGGGCAGGCCAAATTTTATGGCGGTGGCTTGGGCCAGCCGCGTGAATGCCTCGCCCAATGTCATGTGTGTCGCGATAGGGAATAAGTTTACCGCAGAGGGGATCTTTGAAAACAAAGAGTTCAGCATAAACATCCCATCAGTAGATCTTATGCCTCTGACCGACTTGATGGGGCTTGTCAGCGGGAGAGACTATGACAAATCAAAGGAATTTGATATTTTCTACGGAACTCTGAAAAATGCGCCGATGATATGTGAGTGTCCTGTCACGATGGAATGCCGTCTGATCGAATCTGTCCGGCTTGACGTCGACACCCTTTTCATAGGCGAGGTCAGGAACGTCTGGTCCGAAGAAAAGTATCTGACTAAGGGAGCTCCCGACATCACAAAGGTCTCTCCATTCTGTCTCAGCATGCCGGACAACCGTTACTGGTCTGTCGGAAAAGAAATTGGAAAAGCCTGGCATGAGGGGCTGAAGCTCAAAGATAAGCTTGAAAAAATATAACTGAAAGTCCATTGTATGACACAAGGGGGGCTCCGCTCAGGGAGTCCCCCTTGTGTCATTTAGAGTGTCAGCTCTATATTACCTACCACTTGCCTCTGCTTACATGGCCTGCGATCTCCGCTTTGCTTCTCTGCTTGATCACAGTGGCTTCTTCGGATGCCTGTTTGAAAAGCGCTACGCACGGAGGATCGAGGTTGATCTCGATGCCCTCTTCTGCAAGCTTTTTGAGCTTGTTTGCAAGCCTTACGATCTCCATATGGATATCGTTGGTGCGGACAGACATAAGGACTTTCTTTGCTTCTTCCTCTGTAAGCGCGGCGAACTTCTCTTTCTCAACTCCGCATTTAGGGCACTTTTCAGGAGCTTCGGGACCTTCGTGGATGTAACCGCATACTGAACACTTGAACAACATGATATCTACCTCCCAAGTATTTGTTAAGCTCATTCCCTGCTGCATTCGATTTAGTTTTACCGCAGTGGACCGGCAAAATGTCAAATATTTAAGACGGTTATAATTATAGCATGGAAAGGTATTAATACTGCATTTCTAAAGTTGCGACTATTTGGCTTGGAGCGCAGATCGTCGGCAGAGATGAGCAAAAATGAATAATAAGTTAAAGTAGGGGCAAATACATTGACACTTTTATCACAAGGTGGTTATATTACAATATCTGCAGAGGGTATTTATCACTCAGCAGAATGTATCCCTATCTGTCGGTCTTTCTGTCAGTGAGGAAGAAGTAAAATATAAAAATGCTGTCTGTTTGCGGGGAAATGATCCGTGCAAAGGGAAGGGCTGAATAAAGGTCATATTGATCTGATGTCGTATTCAGGGACCCCTCGCCTTTGCGGAGGGTCCCTATTTATTA is a window encoding:
- a CDS encoding pyridoxal phosphate-dependent aminotransferase — encoded protein: MGKYNFDEYIERRNTSSMKWDLMGERFGDPDLLPYWVADMDFKSPPEVIEAIEEKLKHGVLGYPTVKESLIESVVNWEKTRHGWSFDKSAVTWAPGVVGGLAFAIEAYTKPGDGIILQTPVYPPFYEIIEMSGRHIVKNPLKRENDRFVMDLEGLEKLITPTCRTLIFCSPHNPVSRVWAKAELEKLAEIAECKDMLILSDEIHQDIVFSDAKHTCLATIPGMDKRTLTYIAPSKTFNLAGLSSSVVVIPDSSLMEKYKSVLVRFHLSRLNAMGLVAMEAAYTKCAEWADEMVAYLEGNRDYAEKFVKERMPKAKMDHPEGTYIFWIDFRGYGFDGKTLPEFLAREAKVALNKGLDFGSEGDGFARINVGTTRKQLEEGLERIAEALERSGRN
- a CDS encoding cation diffusion facilitator family transporter → MIDFLISKFVRNSGNISDPAVRRGYGAFAGIIGIIVNLGLSLAKITAGTLFGSISVTADGINNLSDAGSSVVTLIGFKLSGKPADRDHPFGHERIEYLTGFILGIVILIVGVELIKLSVNRIIYPRPTLTSDLMIAILVISIAVKLWLAIFYSRIADIISSSAVRAASADSMNDVLTTSAVLCGVLVSRYFGYQIDGWMGIGVALFILRSGIMILRSLLGPILGEMPDPELVESIERKILSYEGIINVHDLVVHSYGPNVLFATVHAEVDAKGSFISSHDLIDCIERDCAREMNINLVIHIDPVITDDNEMNGLKKMTEDIVNSVDPSLSIHDFRVVRGDTHTNLIFDVLIPADYHTSGKKTVQKIEDAIREKDPTFFPVITVDRNYVTMHINEFE
- a CDS encoding flavin reductase family protein; translation: MEKINIGNNAFLLPMPMVLVGSRIVGRPNFMAVAWASRVNASPNVMCVAIGNKFTAEGIFENKEFSINIPSVDLMPLTDLMGLVSGRDYDKSKEFDIFYGTLKNAPMICECPVTMECRLIESVRLDVDTLFIGEVRNVWSEEKYLTKGAPDITKVSPFCLSMPDNRYWSVGKEIGKAWHEGLKLKDKLEKI